From the genome of Nocardia sp. NBC_01503, one region includes:
- the map gene encoding type I methionyl aminopeptidase — protein sequence MVELKSTAEIARMRVTGEFVASVLTELRARAQVGVNLLELEAYVRERIRERGAVSCYWDYSPSFGRGPFRNTVCLSVNDAVLHGLPFDYALRDGDVLTADLAVGIDGWVADSATTVIVGAAAEADTRLVRATEEALEAAISVALPGNRIGDISAAIARIAQTYGYPVNTEFGGHGLGRTMHEDPHIPNHGRAGRGYTLRPGLTIAIEPWFARTTDRIITDPDGWTIRSADGSRTAHSEHTVAITEAGPQVLTRAA from the coding sequence ATGGTTGAACTCAAGTCCACGGCGGAGATCGCCCGCATGCGGGTGACCGGCGAATTCGTCGCGAGCGTACTCACCGAACTGCGCGCCCGGGCACAGGTCGGGGTGAATCTACTGGAGTTGGAAGCCTATGTGCGCGAACGCATTCGCGAACGCGGTGCGGTCTCCTGCTATTGGGACTACTCCCCCTCGTTCGGCCGCGGGCCGTTCCGCAATACCGTCTGTCTCTCGGTGAATGACGCTGTGCTACACGGCCTTCCGTTCGATTACGCACTCCGGGACGGCGATGTGCTGACCGCCGATCTCGCGGTCGGCATCGACGGCTGGGTCGCCGATTCGGCCACCACGGTCATTGTCGGCGCGGCCGCCGAGGCGGACACCCGCCTGGTCCGCGCCACCGAAGAGGCCCTGGAGGCCGCCATATCCGTTGCGCTGCCCGGAAATCGAATCGGCGATATCTCCGCCGCCATCGCCCGGATCGCCCAGACCTACGGCTATCCGGTGAACACCGAATTCGGCGGGCACGGCCTCGGGCGCACCATGCACGAGGACCCGCACATCCCCAATCACGGCCGCGCGGGCCGCGGCTACACCCTGCGCCCGGGCCTGACCATCGCCATCGAACCCTGGTTCGCCCGCACCACCGACCGCATCATCACCGACCCGGACGGCTGGACCATTCGCTCGGCCGACGGCTCACGCACCGCACACTCCGAGCACACCGTGGCGATCACCGAGGCGGGCCCGCAGGTCCTCACCCGCGCCGCCTGA
- a CDS encoding TetR/AcrR family transcriptional regulator translates to MNTQHDPPPEPNAAEVTGSGALAAAFTGSERGRRRFPEGQRRIFLAAIDAFAERGFHATTTRDIAARAGLSPAALYVHFGSKEEVLHRISLSSSQLTKQVAESAAGAPGTTAVRLAATIGELTAWHAEHSASVRVVLNHLTDLTPEHHAEVLDVQLGIHGLIRDLVGAGAAAGEFTVADPGVTTLALLSLCVDTARWYHPGYRRSPIQLGQDYAALALRMVGARSTG, encoded by the coding sequence ATGAACACCCAGCACGACCCACCGCCCGAACCGAACGCGGCCGAGGTCACCGGCAGCGGAGCACTGGCGGCCGCGTTCACCGGATCGGAGCGCGGTCGGCGCCGTTTTCCCGAAGGGCAACGGCGTATCTTCCTGGCCGCTATCGACGCCTTCGCCGAACGCGGCTTTCATGCCACCACCACGCGCGATATCGCCGCCCGGGCCGGGCTCAGCCCCGCCGCCCTCTACGTCCACTTCGGATCGAAAGAGGAGGTGCTGCATCGTATTTCCCTCTCGTCTTCGCAGTTGACCAAGCAGGTCGCCGAGAGCGCAGCCGGTGCGCCGGGCACAACCGCGGTCCGATTGGCGGCCACCATCGGCGAGCTGACCGCCTGGCACGCCGAACACAGCGCCTCGGTCCGCGTGGTGCTCAATCACCTCACGGACCTGACACCCGAACATCACGCCGAGGTACTCGATGTACAACTCGGCATCCACGGCCTGATTCGCGATCTGGTCGGCGCGGGCGCCGCCGCAGGCGAATTCACCGTCGCCGATCCGGGCGTGACCACCCTCGCCCTGCTCTCGCTCTGTGTGGATACCGCCCGCTGGTACCACCCCGGCTACCGCCGCAGCCCGATCCAACTCGGCCAGGACTACGCCGCCCTGGCGCTGCGCATGGTAGGAGCCCGGAGCACCGGATAG
- a CDS encoding PPOX class F420-dependent oxidoreductase, translated as MDNPFGPVGTAKYVLLTTFKKDGTPVGTPLWAALDNGRLYIWTVTDSWKVKRIRRNPEVTVQACDVRGKAHGDIVKGTAKILDDAGGDRVRGLVKRRYGLQGHLIVTGSTLRRGKTGTVGIEITADA; from the coding sequence GTGGATAACCCGTTCGGCCCCGTGGGGACCGCCAAGTACGTCCTGTTGACCACCTTCAAGAAGGACGGCACCCCGGTCGGTACCCCACTGTGGGCCGCCCTCGACAATGGTCGCCTGTACATCTGGACCGTGACCGACAGTTGGAAGGTCAAGCGCATTCGGCGCAATCCGGAGGTCACCGTGCAGGCGTGCGATGTGCGCGGCAAGGCGCACGGCGATATCGTCAAGGGCACCGCGAAGATCCTGGACGATGCGGGCGGTGATCGGGTGCGCGGCCTGGTCAAGCGCCGCTACGGACTACAGGGTCATCTCATCGTCACCGGCAGCACGCTGCGGCGCGGTAAGACCGGCACCGTGGGTATCGAGATCACCGCCGACGCCTAG
- a CDS encoding PPOX class F420-dependent oxidoreductase codes for MTWNDLAQAKYALLTTYKKDGTPASTPVWIAPDGEQLVVWTNPKTWKVKRIRRNPSVTVQICDNRGRPRADEVLPGSARILDAAGTEHVRAVVSAKYGLLGTLAIRGHKLIRGADASVGLAISPQV; via the coding sequence ATGACTTGGAACGATCTGGCTCAGGCCAAATACGCCCTGCTCACCACGTACAAGAAGGACGGCACCCCGGCGAGCACGCCGGTCTGGATCGCCCCCGACGGTGAGCAGCTGGTGGTGTGGACCAATCCCAAGACCTGGAAGGTCAAGCGCATTCGCCGCAACCCGAGTGTCACCGTACAGATCTGTGACAACCGCGGGCGCCCGCGGGCCGATGAGGTGCTCCCCGGCAGTGCGCGGATTCTCGATGCCGCGGGCACCGAACACGTCCGCGCCGTGGTCTCCGCGAAGTACGGCCTGCTGGGCACACTGGCCATTCGCGGGCACAAGCTGATTCGCGGCGCGGACGCCTCGGTGGGCCTGGCGATAAGTCCGCAGGTCTAG
- the cobN gene encoding cobaltochelatase subunit CobN, whose protein sequence is MILLLSTSDTDLLSARASGAEYRLANPARILPEDLPGLLDGADLVIVRILGGKRAWEEGLETVRASGIPMVALGGEIAPDAELMECSTVPGGVAADAHNYLAAGGPGNLLQLHNFLSDTVLLTGHGFEPPVELPSWGELDRDAREIAEGAPTVAVVYYRAQHLAGNTGYIDALCSAIEDKGARALPVYCASLRTAEPELLAELRKADALVVTVLAAGGTKPATASAGGDDEAWDVGALADLDVPILQGLCLTSGRAQWEANDDGLSPLDVATQVAVPEFDGRIITVPFSFKEFDSDGLSTYVPDPERAARVAGIAVRYARLRHIPNSDKHIAIVLSAYPTKHARIGNAVGLDTPASAIRLLNELRSAGYYLGEPGEIPGLEQGDGDALIHALIAAGGQDPDWLTAEQLEGNPIRIGADTYGKWFAQLPQDLREGVEEAWGTAPGELYVDRSADPQGEIVIAALRFGNVVLIVQPPRGFGENPVAIYHDPDLPPSHHYLAAYRWLAAPDGFAADAMVHLGKHGNLEWLPGKTLGMSASCGTDAALGDLPLIYPFLVNDPGEGTQAKRRAHATLVDHLIPPMARAETYGDISRLEQLLDEHANISTLDPAKLPAIRQQIWTLMRAAKMDHDLGLAERPDEDVFDDMLLHVDGWLCEIKDVQIRDGLHILGQAPAGEAEVDLVLAMLRARQLWGGEVNVPGLREALGLSESGDESRERVDTFETRARELVAAMQEVDWDVDAIDAITEDLVGADGAAIVGAGAEPESSLSAVRRVLGFAATEVVPRLRQTGVEIARILHALNGGFIPAGPSGSPLRGLINVLPTGRNFYSVDPKAVPSRLAWETGQAMADSLLARYLADHGEYPRSVGLSVWGTSAMRTSGDDIAEVFALLGVRPVWDEASRRVTKLEAIGLQELGRPRVDVTVRISGFFRDAFPHVLALLDDAVRLAAGLDEPAESNYVRAHTQSDLAEHGDERRATTRIFGSKPGTYGAGLLQLIDSKSWRTDDDLAQVYTAWGGFAYGRELDGVPAADDMRTAYRRIAVAAKNTDTREHDIADSDDYFQYHGGMVAAVRALTGKNPEAYIGDSTRPDAVRTRTLSEETARVFRARVVNPRWLEAMRRHGYKGAFEMAATVDYLFGYDATTNVVADWMYEKLAESYVFDDVNRKFMEQSNPWALHGIAERLLEAAERKLWEQPEAATLDRLRQVYLETEGELE, encoded by the coding sequence GTGATTTTGCTGCTGTCCACGTCCGATACCGATCTGCTGAGCGCGCGAGCCAGCGGTGCGGAGTATCGGCTCGCCAATCCGGCGCGCATTCTCCCCGAGGATCTGCCGGGCCTCCTTGACGGCGCGGATCTGGTGATCGTGCGCATTCTCGGCGGTAAGCGGGCCTGGGAGGAGGGCCTGGAGACGGTGCGCGCCAGCGGGATTCCGATGGTCGCCCTGGGTGGTGAGATCGCACCCGATGCCGAGCTCATGGAGTGCTCCACCGTGCCCGGCGGTGTGGCGGCGGACGCGCACAACTACCTCGCGGCCGGTGGCCCCGGAAACCTGTTGCAGCTGCACAACTTCCTCTCCGACACCGTGCTGCTCACCGGCCACGGCTTCGAACCGCCGGTGGAGCTGCCCAGCTGGGGTGAGCTGGACCGGGATGCGCGGGAGATTGCCGAGGGTGCGCCGACGGTCGCGGTCGTCTACTACCGGGCCCAGCATCTGGCCGGGAACACCGGCTATATCGACGCGCTCTGCTCGGCCATCGAGGACAAGGGCGCGCGGGCGCTGCCGGTGTACTGCGCCTCGCTGCGCACCGCCGAGCCGGAGCTGCTCGCCGAACTCCGCAAGGCCGACGCGCTCGTGGTGACCGTGCTCGCGGCGGGCGGCACCAAGCCCGCGACCGCCTCCGCCGGTGGCGATGACGAAGCCTGGGATGTGGGCGCGCTCGCCGATCTGGATGTGCCGATCCTGCAGGGACTCTGCCTCACCAGCGGGCGGGCGCAGTGGGAGGCCAATGACGATGGGCTCTCACCCCTGGATGTCGCCACCCAGGTCGCGGTGCCCGAGTTCGACGGGCGCATCATCACGGTGCCGTTCTCGTTCAAGGAGTTCGACTCCGATGGGCTCTCCACCTATGTGCCCGATCCCGAGCGCGCGGCGCGGGTGGCCGGTATCGCGGTGCGGTACGCGCGGCTGCGGCATATTCCCAACTCCGACAAGCATATTGCGATCGTGCTGTCGGCCTATCCGACCAAGCACGCGCGTATCGGCAATGCCGTCGGCCTGGATACCCCGGCCAGTGCGATCCGGCTGCTGAATGAATTGCGTTCGGCCGGTTACTACCTCGGCGAACCGGGGGAGATCCCGGGCCTGGAGCAGGGTGATGGCGATGCGCTGATCCACGCGCTCATCGCCGCCGGCGGTCAGGATCCGGACTGGCTGACCGCGGAACAGTTGGAGGGCAACCCGATTCGCATCGGGGCCGACACCTACGGCAAGTGGTTCGCACAGCTGCCGCAGGATCTGCGCGAGGGTGTCGAAGAGGCGTGGGGGACCGCGCCGGGTGAGCTGTATGTGGATCGCTCGGCCGATCCCCAGGGCGAAATCGTCATCGCCGCACTGCGATTCGGCAATGTGGTGCTCATCGTCCAGCCGCCGCGCGGCTTCGGGGAGAACCCGGTCGCCATCTACCACGACCCGGATCTGCCGCCGAGCCACCACTATCTGGCCGCCTACCGCTGGCTGGCCGCACCGGACGGCTTCGCCGCCGACGCCATGGTGCACCTGGGCAAGCACGGCAATCTCGAATGGCTGCCGGGTAAGACCCTCGGCATGTCCGCCTCCTGCGGCACCGATGCCGCCCTCGGTGATCTGCCGCTCATCTACCCGTTCCTGGTGAATGATCCGGGCGAGGGCACCCAGGCCAAGCGCCGCGCCCATGCCACCTTGGTCGATCACCTCATCCCGCCCATGGCGCGTGCCGAAACCTACGGCGATATCTCGCGTTTGGAGCAGTTGCTCGACGAGCACGCCAATATCTCCACCCTCGATCCGGCCAAGCTGCCCGCCATCCGCCAGCAGATCTGGACGCTCATGCGCGCGGCCAAGATGGACCATGACCTCGGACTGGCCGAGCGGCCCGACGAGGATGTCTTCGACGATATGCTGCTGCATGTCGACGGCTGGCTCTGCGAGATCAAGGATGTGCAGATCCGCGACGGCCTGCACATCCTCGGACAGGCCCCAGCCGGGGAGGCCGAGGTGGATCTGGTGCTCGCCATGCTGCGCGCCCGCCAGCTGTGGGGCGGCGAGGTGAATGTGCCAGGGCTGCGGGAAGCGCTGGGGCTCAGTGAAAGTGGTGACGAATCGCGCGAGCGAGTCGACACGTTCGAGACGCGTGCCCGCGAACTGGTCGCGGCCATGCAGGAGGTCGACTGGGACGTCGACGCCATCGACGCGATCACCGAAGACCTGGTCGGCGCCGACGGCGCGGCCATCGTCGGTGCGGGCGCGGAGCCGGAGTCGAGCCTGTCGGCGGTGCGTCGGGTACTGGGATTCGCTGCGACAGAGGTGGTTCCGCGCCTGCGGCAGACCGGCGTCGAGATCGCGCGCATCCTGCACGCGCTGAACGGCGGCTTCATTCCGGCCGGACCCAGTGGTTCGCCGCTGCGCGGACTCATCAATGTGCTGCCCACCGGGCGCAACTTCTACTCGGTCGACCCCAAGGCCGTGCCGTCGCGACTGGCCTGGGAGACCGGGCAGGCCATGGCGGATTCACTGCTGGCGCGCTACCTCGCCGATCACGGCGAATACCCACGCTCGGTGGGTCTTTCGGTCTGGGGCACCTCGGCCATGCGCACCTCGGGCGACGATATCGCCGAGGTGTTCGCACTGCTGGGTGTGCGGCCGGTCTGGGATGAGGCCAGTCGTCGTGTCACCAAGCTCGAGGCCATCGGCCTGCAGGAGCTGGGGCGCCCGCGTGTCGATGTGACCGTGCGTATCAGCGGTTTCTTCCGCGACGCCTTCCCGCATGTGCTGGCCCTGCTCGACGACGCGGTGCGCCTGGCGGCCGGACTCGATGAGCCCGCCGAGTCGAATTACGTTCGCGCGCATACCCAATCGGATCTGGCCGAGCATGGTGACGAGCGCCGCGCCACCACCCGTATCTTCGGCTCCAAGCCGGGCACCTACGGTGCGGGCCTGCTCCAGCTCATCGACTCCAAGAGTTGGCGCACCGATGACGATCTGGCCCAGGTGTACACGGCCTGGGGCGGTTTCGCGTACGGGCGGGAGTTGGACGGTGTCCCGGCGGCCGATGACATGCGCACCGCGTATCGCCGAATCGCGGTGGCGGCCAAGAACACCGACACCCGCGAACACGATATCGCCGACTCCGACGACTACTTCCAGTATCACGGTGGAATGGTCGCCGCGGTGCGCGCGCTCACCGGTAAGAATCCGGAAGCCTATATCGGTGACAGCACCCGTCCCGATGCCGTGCGCACGCGCACGCTGTCGGAGGAGACCGCGCGGGTATTCCGGGCCCGTGTGGTGAATCCGCGCTGGCTCGAGGCCATGCGCCGGCACGGTTACAAGGGTGCCTTCGAAATGGCCGCGACAGTGGACTATCTGTTCGGTTATGACGCCACCACGAATGTGGTCGCGGACTGGATGTACGAAAAGCTCGCCGAATCCTATGTATTCGACGATGTGAATCGTAAGTTCATGGAACAGTCGAATCCGTGGGCGCTGCACGGTATTGCGGAGCGGTTGCTGGAAGCTGCCGAACGTAAGCTCTGGGAGCAGCCGGAGGCCGCTACCCTGGACCGACTGCGCCAGGTCTATCTGGAAACCGAAGGCGAACTGGAATAA
- the cobG gene encoding precorrin-3B synthase translates to MTRTDPDSCPGVLRLHDAADGPLARIRVPGGQLTPPQLQALAEAARELADGNIELTSRGNVQLRQVRDAAALQERLTSAGLLPSATHERIRNIIASPLAGRVGGWADVHPLVPALDTGLQSDARLAELPGRVLFTLDDGRGDVSGLGGDIGVHALDGGTFALLLAGVDSGVRVPAAEAVDLMLAAAHGFLDLRDGQWRLHEIPEATARLTDHLLRARSHLATSDDVVEVTARQDIPIGWLTQADDRVALGAGVRLGSLPARTAEFIAAVERPILVTPWRSLVITDMDEWTAEQVVRVLAPMGLIFDANSPWLLVSACAGMPGCGKSITDVRADVAEAVESGRVVPIGAPQSARTGLDAEEIVAAGRQHWSGCDRRCGRPRGSVTDVIATPDGYRLDPAD, encoded by the coding sequence ATGACCCGAACAGATCCCGACTCCTGCCCGGGCGTACTGCGTCTGCACGACGCCGCCGACGGGCCCCTCGCCCGTATTCGCGTACCCGGCGGACAGCTCACGCCGCCACAGTTGCAGGCGCTCGCCGAGGCCGCACGCGAATTGGCCGACGGCAATATCGAACTCACCTCGCGCGGCAATGTGCAGTTGCGGCAGGTTCGCGACGCGGCCGCGCTGCAGGAGCGATTGACCTCTGCCGGGCTGCTGCCCAGCGCCACCCACGAGCGGATTCGCAATATCATCGCCTCGCCGCTGGCGGGGCGGGTCGGCGGTTGGGCCGATGTGCATCCCCTTGTTCCCGCGCTCGATACCGGATTGCAGAGCGACGCGAGGCTGGCCGAGCTGCCCGGGCGCGTGTTGTTCACCCTCGATGACGGGCGCGGCGATGTGAGCGGACTCGGCGGGGATATCGGCGTGCACGCGCTCGACGGCGGTACCTTCGCACTGTTGCTCGCGGGCGTGGACAGCGGGGTGCGAGTCCCGGCCGCCGAGGCCGTGGACCTGATGCTCGCGGCCGCACACGGATTCCTCGATCTCCGCGACGGGCAGTGGCGGCTGCACGAGATTCCGGAGGCCACCGCCCGCCTCACCGACCACCTGCTCAGGGCCCGGTCCCACCTGGCCACCTCCGATGATGTCGTGGAAGTGACTGCGCGCCAGGATATTCCGATCGGCTGGCTGACCCAGGCCGATGACCGTGTCGCGCTCGGGGCGGGAGTGCGCCTGGGCTCGCTGCCCGCCCGCACCGCCGAATTCATCGCCGCCGTGGAGCGGCCGATTCTGGTGACCCCGTGGCGGAGCCTGGTCATCACCGATATGGATGAATGGACCGCCGAACAGGTGGTGCGGGTCCTCGCCCCGATGGGCTTGATTTTCGACGCCAACTCCCCCTGGCTGCTGGTCAGCGCCTGCGCGGGCATGCCCGGCTGCGGTAAATCCATCACCGATGTCCGCGCCGATGTCGCCGAGGCCGTCGAATCCGGACGCGTAGTGCCCATCGGCGCACCGCAATCCGCGCGTACGGGCCTCGACGCCGAGGAGATCGTCGCCGCCGGACGGCAGCACTGGTCCGGCTGTGATCGCCGCTGCGGCCGTCCGCGTGGATCGGTCACCGATGTCATCGCCACCCCCGACGGCTACCGACTGGACCCCGCCGACTGA
- the ddaH gene encoding dimethylargininase: MTSVATLRAPEPAGARRPTPRRYLMCRPDHFDVYYAINPWMDTSAPVDRALALAQWENLRATFERHGHTVDVVQGLPALPDMVFAANGGLVIGDRALSARFANPERAAEGPAYHDWLAAQRFTRVAAARETNEGEGDFAIASDRILAGTGFRSSRAAHEEVQEFFELPVISLELIDPRFYHLDTALMVLGDTIAYYPAAFSGESARLLASMYPDAIIATEDDANVLGLNGVCDGYHVFLSDKAVAIADQLRVRGYEPVGIDLSELLKAGGSVKCCTMEQHSVRTAAVPAMD; encoded by the coding sequence TTGACCTCCGTTGCCACGCTCCGCGCTCCAGAACCGGCAGGCGCTCGCCGCCCCACCCCTCGCCGGTATCTCATGTGCCGACCCGATCACTTCGACGTGTACTACGCGATCAACCCCTGGATGGACACCTCGGCCCCGGTCGACCGGGCGCTGGCCCTGGCGCAGTGGGAGAACCTGCGCGCCACCTTCGAACGGCACGGCCACACCGTGGATGTGGTCCAGGGCCTGCCCGCCCTGCCGGATATGGTCTTCGCCGCCAATGGCGGTCTGGTCATCGGGGATCGGGCGCTCTCGGCCCGCTTCGCCAATCCCGAACGCGCCGCCGAGGGCCCGGCCTACCACGATTGGCTTGCCGCGCAACGGTTCACCCGGGTCGCCGCCGCCCGTGAAACCAATGAGGGCGAAGGTGATTTCGCCATCGCCTCCGATCGGATTCTGGCGGGCACCGGTTTCCGCAGCTCCCGTGCCGCGCACGAGGAGGTGCAGGAGTTCTTCGAATTGCCGGTCATCTCACTGGAATTGATCGATCCGCGGTTCTATCACCTCGATACCGCGCTCATGGTCCTGGGTGACACCATCGCCTACTATCCGGCGGCCTTCAGCGGTGAGAGCGCGCGACTGCTCGCGAGTATGTACCCGGACGCCATCATCGCCACCGAGGACGACGCGAATGTCCTCGGCCTGAACGGGGTTTGCGACGGATACCACGTCTTCCTCAGTGATAAGGCGGTTGCCATCGCCGATCAGCTGCGTGTCCGCGGCTACGAACCGGTGGGCATCGACCTCTCCGAACTGCTGAAGGCGGGCGGCAGCGTGAAATGCTGCACCATGGAACAGCATTCGGTCAGAACGGCAGCGGTGCCCGCCATGGACTGA
- a CDS encoding Lrp/AsnC family transcriptional regulator, translated as MDELDRRILAHLLKQARASFQEIGAVVGLSAPAVKRRVDKMVAGGQITGFTALVNPAALGWRTEAYVEVYYRDNISPAELRKSLEPIPQVVGIWTIAGEADALVHVMATDMAEIEVTVERIRENARVGRTRSSIVMSRLLERPRT; from the coding sequence GTGGACGAGCTCGATCGGCGAATTCTGGCCCATCTGCTCAAACAGGCGCGGGCATCATTCCAGGAGATCGGCGCGGTGGTCGGGTTGTCCGCGCCCGCGGTGAAGCGCCGGGTGGACAAGATGGTGGCGGGCGGGCAGATCACCGGCTTCACCGCCCTGGTCAATCCGGCCGCACTGGGCTGGCGCACCGAGGCGTATGTCGAGGTCTACTACCGCGACAACATCTCACCCGCCGAACTGCGTAAAAGCTTGGAGCCCATCCCCCAGGTCGTCGGGATCTGGACCATCGCCGGTGAGGCCGACGCGCTCGTGCACGTCATGGCCACCGATATGGCCGAGATAGAGGTGACCGTGGAGCGCATTCGCGAGAACGCGCGGGTCGGCCGCACCCGCAGCAGCATCGTCATGTCACGCCTGCTGGAGCGTCCGCGCACCTGA